The Cervus canadensis isolate Bull #8, Minnesota chromosome X, ASM1932006v1, whole genome shotgun sequence genome contains a region encoding:
- the LOC122434852 gene encoding 60S ribosomal protein L15-like — MGAYKYIQELWRKKQSDVMRFLLQVRCWQYRQLSALHRAPRPTRPDKARRLGYKAKQGYVIYRVRVRRGGRKHPVPKGATYGKPVHHGVNQLKFARSLQSVAEERAGHHCGALRVLNSYWVGEDSTYKFFEVILIDPFHKAIRRNPDTQWITKPVHKHREMWGLTSAGRKSPGLGKGHKFHHTVGGSRRAAWRRCSTLQLHCYR; from the coding sequence ATGGGCGCCTACAAGTACATCCAGGAGCTGTGGAGGAAGAAGCAGTCAGACGTGATGCGCTTCCTGCTGCAGGTGCGCTGCTGGCAGTACCGCCAGCTCTCGGCGCTGCACCGCGCCCCGCGCCCCACCAGGCCCGACAAGGCGCGCAGGCTGGGCTACAAGGCCAAGCAAGGCTATGTCATATACCGGGTCCGTGTGCGCCGCGGGGGCCGCAAACACCCCGTTCCTAAGGGTGCCACCTACGGCAAGCCTGTCCACCATGGTGTCAACCAGCTCAAGTTTGCTCGAAGCCTGCAGTCGGTTGCGGAGGAGCGCGCTGGCCACCACTGTGGGGCCCTGAGGGTCCTGAATTCCTACTGGGTTGGTGAAGATTCTACATACAAATTCTTTGAGGTTATCCTCATTGATCCATTCCATAAAGCTATCAGAAGAAACCCTGACACCCAGTGGATCACCAAACCAGTCCACAAGCACAGGGAGATGTGGGGGCTGACGTCTGCAGGCAGAAAGAGCCCCGGCCTGGGCAAGGGCCACAAGTTCCACCACACTGTCGGTGGCTCTCGTCGTGCAGCTTGGAGAAGGTGCAGTACTCTCCAGCTCCACTGCTACCGCTAA